The following proteins are co-located in the Syngnathus scovelli strain Florida chromosome 5, RoL_Ssco_1.2, whole genome shotgun sequence genome:
- the LOC125969124 gene encoding uncharacterized protein isoform X1, translating to MLKEKRHLRAQNCTHPHETSGIMRSSYIFLLLYLIWGCFGSSSQQGSELTCNSTGQRPDAASCFLQCVGSPASNTGRDHMRNLKAMLEAAMDVYTFMRSSARGVDLSLEGAIFLDPNAEPLHNEALVEMWMEVNVRPLLTSINRHVLACLSTKNFSCSTYQTMVKEFSQHFSEMIPARQKWIYSFFMYPFLSRHGINGCVNPNESSEDWLMKNFGAFSVIARIYDLPALNMVFSGLEVLHLLSPAQKAELLMRPEVAGLSNDSLSLIFHSLMTDDPPPNTIHYGRNPNWTEPGYPQQEYNPPSPHITLREVIQGITMTFKPITSFVHDFVAFTKERDVSEIRSSTLMQFLLNWTLAEVASQYSPYPAPVAPEMLESDKMEDWYRRVVLPILRRFSDDEQALMSDHLVLTFHHVFNLDHNVDNEMADIQDVCSVTLDGNPCGLTDAVEKTARIMHCAARSNLTMSEENIMRLILELTERLNLLIQEFAAANFTEVTSDFREIFSEADSHALTQENLHDPEFITMWFHIKLSPLLPDIPISLLSCLSTNNFSCPAYQTLVALLSKHISYFDPHPVHHQNIYTHFIYVFLNTTNLCFSGNSKEWLRKNFGSFSKVPNITDFYDLNPNFSSLEVLDELSPRQTAQLMLVPLPTPPEKDVVIREVFDFLLESPRERKLLEVLHHLLLLVPEVQPPCEVFKTIFEQLQRAIVFVPPDMENHIREILDQLIQSTPEDCLPDNIQCLVIPINATRVCERIDSSDLHLALSTSMDVPCNFTLDEYACGQLENFTANQLASLLSCNLTGDSKRSVVLWKILLSNLSTILDPALDILASMPENTIGPSGPEILDVIGEIRVAVLTDEQLRNSSVITRWFSRRLKAFLPSASNNFLRCLSHRNLSCQSYQQILDVFKQLYDKTNDKERILQEFIVKFLSRPDSGPGCLSGFNSSAEWLMANVGQFSKFLTLEEILQLNPEFDPLEALALLSLRQRLDLLLTPPPGLPETDVIINALFDQLTDSPEERLKIPEFLKQLVESLQPPSKANLSCSSYETLFTRLDQAIPTVPLHVASSISSSKLELAKLLPPGCVLYSGECTVTPINDTEICTAINSTALQLLLDNGTHSEHLCNFSVEQVACASLAALTAQDLAMIFTCNRSAMSSSSLPVWKLLLTKSSHLLNASLDLLANMTFNPGNSSASVILDAIREVELDTFPESYVNDPDLIDLWFNHRLRPFLHAVSPDFLSCLTTKELNCISYQQILQALSHVQPNMSITVQTSVLRRFIVTFLTRNDTDDPGCIAQSNNSGEWLQLHLAAFSHLLLLNEIQLLHSNFSAFEALPQLTLRQLAELASTPGALTSRAQVAMVMMHVPNRFLSTFYDDFSPSIEGKENLFPAPVRAAMLEVVFDRANLTDPSVSDAAVSVWLRRRLPPLLFQLSPEHVSPFFQILSSKNCSVEQQGVQELNITISSLSEPTQTEIHDHIVQALEGPVPLRCYANNQSYFRFLESSFLGFQLPNLTNFLLLIPQDKRNQLVSSIAPSELGSYLRRPDVVDNVSELCTIFDNYRETPFFLETETLPAEVRKPTLPCVWPLALSSSNRSEVNAWFDRRLADYLDFLTKDLIGNVTTFDTSCLAFQKVVSVLGSFNFSAVNFVRRDVFDTIVTYLKSVSEPRCYNASDPELNSTAWFAEYNGPFIEFVTLEDLLLFGSPELLQVFTVDLQNIAIFNQTVLPVNVSSYYTELLYNQDSNFNPIFLPLPFRCFTPGMAFTQLSADETMIILRNLTTMCTDLDPQVGAALATNFGNKVTAATIVALGAESTGMSMGQIKTIDPEDLFAALGTLSNVTGWRTGQAKAIVQALLSSGRIQIDNASSLMALGSLITGVPANIFRNINGSQLIMPSNNNPTFLTYIVAAPPIIHRVFVSQIISVDSSSDVIVENVPDDLATEIPGTLLLGVSSNENVLRRINKKKWKRKQAELFFEVVAAETATTLLGSANNLSSSVLQGFTCTSVRTFEKSQVKRLVRACRRRGRNRVRLAETQLTCMYNNIRDESDVSNFELYPPDVLLYYNYSLVPQANCRSYFEELAEADFSVFSPVLSGIPSVLFGNARSCLGITSQSLTEDEISVLGNMCCTLDGVYISNSDESILGSLQNCSELNEVQVAAVEALLESGNTRYGPPSNWTIETLEALGMLPLFLTSNFYDNFDRRTKRSFLRDFLKVLKENDVDKRKRRSLRREIRQSIRNKVKRSLESECTVGYITQVSISDEVFPFDYFDVNQFNCCLNATVVRDNLGAITEKVDQDDYLKIVLEKLREAYASQSGIPEDQVELLGLASRQATGDDIDLWNITLVDTLSALMDPSNGPWNSTLAKQIITKYLSHDENRLGSAELSAIGGDNLCSLDENVLQTILPQSLRNASVLNVSICVLAKKQVLFTIALEAFGGTTRSRVSVVEYQLIEPFLGGASLEYVRTLVNNNMNLETFVSLDPSVVLALSVDEVRDLLGTNLPVLKLYENHELVKQWIQNQRQSELDTLGVGLQGGLPDREDPGSPTNAPAGPTNAPAGPTNAPAGPTVDSNRPSATPTKSSGGTRVKEEVGVLFLLILLFISTV from the exons AT GGTGAAGGAGTTCAGCCAACATTTCTCCGAGATGATTCCTGCCAGACAAAAATGGATCTACTCATTCTTCATGTATCCCTTCCTGTCAAGACATGGAATCAATG GTTGCGTAAATCCAAACGAAAGTAGTGAAGACTGGCTGATGAAGAACTTCGGTGCGTTCAGTGTCATCGCTAGAATTTACGACTTACCAGCGCTCAACATGGTTTTCAGCGGC CTCGAAGTTCTTCACCTACTGTCTCCAGCTCAGAAGGCGGAGCTACTGATGAGGCCCGAAGTGGCGGGCTTGAGCAACGACTCCCTCTCGCTGATCTTTCACAGTTTGATGACAGATGATCCACCACCCAACACCATCCATTACGGAAGGAACCCCAACTGGACCGAGCCTGGATACCCCCAACAGGAGTACAACCCTCCGTCCCCTCACATCACCCTCAGAGAG GTGATCCAAGGAATCACGATGACTTTCAAACCCATCACAAGCTTCGTCCATGACTTTGTCGCCTTCACCAAGGAG AGAGACGTGTCAGAAATCAGAAGCAGCACACTGATGCAGTTCCTCCTCAACTGGACTCTGGCAGAGGTGGCGAGTCAATACAGCCCGTATCCGGCACCCGTCGCCCCAGAAATGCTGGAATCGGACAAAATGGAGGACTGGTACCGACGTGTTGTCCTGCCCATTCTACGGAGGTTCTCTGACGACGAACAAGCCCTAATGAGTGATCATCTGGTGCTCACCTTTCATCATGTGTT CAACTTGGATCACAATGTGGACAATGAAATGGCCGACATCCAAGATGTTTGCAGCGTCACTCTTGATGGCAATCCTTGCggg TTGACTGACGCGGTTGAAAAGACGGCTCGTATCATGCACTGTGCAGCTCGAAGCAACCTGACCATGTCTGAGGAGAACATCATGAGGCTGATTTTGGAGCTGACGGAACGTCTTAATTTACTAATCCAGGAGTTTGCCGCAGCT AACTTCACAGAGGTGACATCCGACTTCCGGGAGATCTTTAGCGAGGCCGACTCGCACGCTCTTACTCAGGAAAACCTCCACGACCCGGAATTCATCACCATGTGGTTCCACATCAAGCTGTCACCCCTCCTTCCCGACATCCCCATCAGCTTGCTCTCCTGCCTGAGCACCAACAACTTCTCCTGTCCAGCCTATCAAACCCT TGTTGCTCTTCTCAGCAAACACATCAGCTACTTTGATCCGCATCCAGTCCACCACCAAAACATCTACACGCACTTCATCTACGTCTTCCTGAACACGACCA ACTTGTGTTTCTCAGGTAACAGCAAAGAATGGCTGAGAAAAAATTTCGGGTCCTTCTCGAAAGTTCCTAACATCACCGACTTCTATGACCTCAACCCAAACTTCTCAAGC ttGGAAGTTCTGGACGAGCTGTCTCCGAGACAGACGGCCCAGCTGATGTTGGTGCCTCTCCCAACTCCTCCTGAGAAGGACGTCGTCATCCGTGAGGTGTTTGATTTCCTGCTGGAGTCTCCCAGAGAGAGGAAGCTTCTAGAGGTTTTGCATCATCTGCTGCTTCTGGTTCCTGAG GTCCAACCTCCTTGTGAAGTCTTCAAAACCAT ttttgaACAGCTACAAAGAGCCATCGTGTTCGTCCCGCCTGATATGGAGAATCATATTCGGGAAATACTGGACCAACTCATCCAATCCACACCTGAAG aCTGTCTGCCTGACAACATCCAG TGCTTGGTGATTCCGATCAACG CAACTAGAGTCTGCGAGAGAATCGACAG CTCTGACCTTCATTTGGCCTTGAGTACATCGATGGACGTCCCTTGCAACTTTACCTTGGACGAATATGCGTGTGGACAG CTGGAGAACTTCACGGCCAATCAACTGGCGTCTCTTCTGTCGTGTAATCTCACCGGAGACAGCAAACGGTCCGTCGTGCTATGGAAGATCTTGCTCAGTAATCTTTCCACCATCTTGGATCCGGCTCTGGacatcctggccagcatg ccTGAGAATACAATCGGACCATCTGGTCCTGAAATTCTGGACGTGATCGGTGAGATCCGCGTGGCAGTGCTGACCGACGAACAACTGAGGAACAGCAGCGTCATCACCAGATGGTTCTCAAGGCGCCTGAAGGCCTTCCTGCCGTCAGCATCCAACAATTTCCTGCGCTGTCTGAGCCACAGGAAcctcagctgtcaatcttaccagCAAAT CCTGGACGTTTTCAAGCAACTCTATGACAAGACCAACGACAAGGAGCGGATCTTGCAGGAGTTCATCGTTAAGTTCCTATCTCGGCCAGACTCAG GACCAGGCTGCCTATCAGGGTTCAACAGCAGCGCAGAGTGGCTGATGGCGAACGTGGGTCAATTTTCCAAGTTCTTGACCCTCGAAGAGATTCTGCAGCTCAACCCGGAGTTCGACCCT CTGGAGGCCCTGGCTCTGCTGTCTTTACGCCAACGGCTGGACTTGCTGTTGACTCCGCCTCCCGGTCTCCCGGAGACAGACGTCATCATCAATGCGCTATTTGATCAACTGACCGACTCTCCCGAGGAACGCTTGAAAATTCCAGAATTTCTCAAACAGCTTGTGGAATCCCTTCAACCG cCATCCAAAGCTAACCTTTCCTGTTCCTCCTACGAGACACT TTTCACAAGACTGGACCAGGCCATCCCAACCGTTCCTCTCCATGTGGCGTCGTCCATCTCTTCCAGCAAGCTGGAGCTGGCCAAGCTCCTTCCGCCGG GTTGCGTCCTATACAGCGGAGAG TGCACTGTAACGCCAATTAATG ACACAGAGATATGTACGGCGATCAATAG CACGGCACTCCAGCTCCTACTGGACAACGGAACCCACAGCGAACATCTCTGCAACTTTTCCGTGGAGCAAGTTGCGTGTGCATCG ctAGCGGCGCTAACGGCTCAGGATCTGGCCATGATCTTTACGTGCAACCGTTCGGCCATGTCCAGCAGCAGCTTACCCGTGTGGAAGCTCCTGCTCACCAAATCCTCTCACTTGCTGAACGCTTCTCTCGACCTCCTCGCCAACATG ACATTTAACCCCGGGAATTCTTCGGCCTCTGTGATTTTGGACGCTATCCGAGAAGTAGAATTGGACACCTTCCCAGAATCCTACGTGAATGATCCCGACCTCATCGACCTCTGGTTCAACCACAGGCTACGGCCGTTTCTCCACGCAGTCTCGCCGGATTTCCTCTCATGTCTCACTACCAAGGAGTTGAACTGTATCAGCTACCAACAAAT TTTGCAGGCGCTGAGTCACGTCCAGCCAAACATGAGCATCACCGTCCAGACGTCCGTTTTAAGACGATTCATCGTGACCTTCCTGACTCGCAATGACACCGACG ATCCCGGCTGTATCGCCCAAAGCAACAACAGCGGCGAATGGCTGCAGTTGCACCTGGCCGCGTTCTCTCATCTTCTGCTCCTCAATGAGATTCAGCTGCTCCACAGCAACTTCTCAGCG TTTGAGGCCTTGCCACAATTAACGCTGAGACAACTCGCTGAATTGGCCTCCACGCCGGGGGCACTCACCAGCCGCGCCCAGGTCGCCATGGTGATGATGCATGTTCCCAACCGGTTCCTGTCAACCTTCTATGACGATTTCTCCCCATCTATCGAG GGTAAAGAAAACCTATTCCCTGCCCCAGTGAGGGCGGCCATGTTGGAAGTTGTGTTCGATCGTGCGAATCTCACCGATCCATCCGTCAGCGACGCCGCGGTGTCCGTGTGGCTCCGGAGACGACTACCTCCTTTGCTGTTCCAACTTTCTCCGGAGCATGTTTCGCCGTTTTTCCAAATACTGTCCTCAAAGAACTGCAGCGTCGAGCAGCAAGG AGTTCAGGAGCTCAATATCACCATTTCAAGTCTCAGTGAACCaacacagacagaaatacacgaCCACATTGTTCAGGCTCTTGAAG GACCAGTACCTCTACGTTGCTATGCCAACAACCAAAGTTACTTCCGCTTCCTGGAGAGTTCCTTCCTGGGCTTCCAGCTACCCAACCTGACCAACTTCCTGTTGCTCATTCCTCAGGACAAGCGGAATCAG TTGGTGAGCTCCATAGCTCCATCGGAGCTCGGCAGCTACCTCCGCCGGCCTGACGTCGTTGACAACGTTTCTGAACTTTGCACCATCTTTGACAACTACCGCGAGACACCCTTCTTCTTGGAGACG GAAACACTCCCGGCAGAAGTGAGGAAGCCCACGCTACCCTGCGTGTGGCCTTTGGCTCTCAGCAGTTCCAACAGATCGGAGGTGAACGCCTGGTTCGATCGACGCCTCGCAGACTACTTGGATTTCCTCACAAAGGATCTCATCGGAAACGTCACCACATTCGACACCTCCTGCTTGGCCTTTCAGAAAGT tgTCTCCGTTCTCGGCTCGTTCAACTTTTCTGCCGTGAATTTTGTGAGGCGAGATGTGTTTGATACCATCGTGACCTATCTCAAATCAG tgtctgAGCCAAGGTGTTACAACGCAAGCGACCCAGAACTCAACTCAACTGCGTGGTTTGCGGAATATAATGGACCTTTCATTGAATTTGTCACGCTGGAGGATTTGCTCCTCTTTGGATCCCCAGAG CTTCTCCAGGTGTTCACTGTGGACCTCCAGAACATCGCCATCTTCAACCAAACCGTCCTCCCTGTCAATGTCAGCAGCTACTACACAGAGCTGCTATACAATCAGGACAGCAATTTTAACCCCATATT CCTTCCTCTGCCGTTTCGATGCTTCACGCCAGGAATGGCGTTCACCCAGTTATCGGCAGATGAAACCATGATCATTCTGCGCAACCTAACCACCATGTGCACTGACCTGGATCCACAG GTGGGCGCTGCTTTGGCGACTAACTTCGGGAACAAGGTTACCGCCGCAACAATCGTGGCCCTCGGCGCAGAAAGTACTGGTATGTCAATGGGCCAGATCAAAACTATCGACCCCGAGGATCTCTTCGCGGCCTTGGGCACACTTagcaacgtgacgggctggcgtACAGGCCAAGCCAAGGCCATTGTCCAGGCTCTTCTATCCTCGGGTCGCATTCAG ATCGACAACGCGTCGTCACTCATGGCGCTGGGCTCTCTCATCACGGGCGTACCCGCAAATATTTTCAGGAACATTAACGGATCTCAGTTAATCATGCCATCCAATAATAACCCAACATTCCTGACGTACATCGTCGCCGCACCACCGATTATCCACCGGGTTTTTGTGTCCCAG ATCATCTCAGTAGATAGCAGCAGTGACGTGATCGTGGAGAACGTTCCAGACGATTTGGCGACGGAGATCCCCGGCACCCTGCTTTTGGGCGTGAGCAGCAATGAGAATGTTCTTAGAAGGATcaacaaaaagaaatggaaacGCAAGCAG GCTGAGTTGTTCTTCGAGGTCGTCGCTGCGGAAACGGCCACGACGCTGCTGGGAAGCGCGAACAA TTTGTCGTCGTCTGTTCTCCAAGGCTTCACGTGTACTTCAGTGAGGACCTTCGAAAAGTCGCAAGTCAAAAGGCTGGTCCGAGCTTGCCGGAGGAGAGGCAGGAACAGGGTCCGGCTGGCGGAGACTCAG cTAACCTGCATGTACAACAACATCAGGGACGAGTCGGACGTCAGCAACTTTGAACTTTACCCTCCGGATGTGTTGCTGTATTACAA TTACTCGCTGGTGCCTCAAGCCAACTGCCGATCTTACTTTGAAGAGCTGGCAGAAGCCGACTTCTCCGTCTtttctcccgtgctcagcggcaTACCGAGCGTTCTATTTGGGAATGCGAGGAGCTGCCTG GGTATCACGAGCCAAAGCTTGACAGAGGACGAAATATCCGTGTTAGGAAACATGTGTTGCACTTTGGACGGCGTCTATATCAGCAACTCGGACGAATCCATCCTGGGAAGCCTGCAAAACTGCTCAGAGCTCAATGAGGTCCAAGTCGCCGCAGTGGAAGCTCTCCTGGAGAGCGGCAACACAAGATACGG ACCTCCTTCAAATTGGACCATAGAAACCTTGGAGGCTCTTGGGATGTTACCTCTTTTTTTGACGTCGAACTTCTATGACAACTTCGACAGA AGAACAAAGCGGAGTTTCTTGAGGGACTTCTTGAAGGTTCTCAAGGAAAACGATGTGGACAAACGGAAGCGGAGGAGCCTGAGGAGAGAAATCAGACAGTCCATTCGAAATAAAGTCAAGCGATCACTCG AAAGCGAGTGCACGGTAGGATACATCACACAGGTGAGCATCAGCGACGAGGTCTTCCCCTTCGACTACTTCGACGTCAACCAGTTCAACTGCTGCCTCAACGCCACCGTCGTCAGAGACAACTTGGGAGCCATCACGGAGAAGGTGGACCAGGACGACTACCTCAAGATCGTTCTGGAAAAGCTGCGAGAG GCATATGCAAGCCAATCAGGGATCCCGGAGGATCAGGTGGAACTTCTGGGATTGGCGTCACGTCAAGCTACCGGTGACGACATCGACTTGTGGAACATCACGTTGGTGGACACGCTCTCGGCTCTTATGGATCCATCCAACGGGCCCTGGAACTCAACTCTG GCCAAGCAGATCATCACCAAATATCTGAGTCACGACGAGAACAGGCTCGGCAGCGCAGAGCTCAGCGCTATCGGAGGAGACAACTTGTGTTCTCTAGATGAAAATGTCCTACAAACTATTTTGCCACAAAGTCTCAG GAACGCCAGCGTCTTGAATGTGTCCATCTGCGTTCTGGCgaaaaagcaagttcttttCACCATCGCTTTAGAAGCTTTTGGTGGAACCACACGATCAAGAGTCTCCGTTGTGGAGTACCAGCTCATAGAGCCCTTTTTGG GGGGCGCATCGCTGGAATACGTGAGAACATTGGTGAACAACAACATGAACCTGGAAACCTTCGTTTCGCTGGATCCATCTGTTGTTTTG GCCTTGAGCGTAGACGAAGTTCGTGATCTTTTGGGCACCAACTTGCCGGTCTTGAAACTTTACGAAAACCATGAACTGGTGAAACAATGGATCCAAAACCAAAGGCAATCTGAGCTCGATACACTGGGAGTGGGGCTCCAAGGAGGCTTACCTGACAGGGAAGACCCAGGTAGTCCCACAAACGCTCCAGCAGGCCCCACAAATGCTCCAGCAGGCCCCACAAACGCTCCAGCAGGCCCCACGGTCGACTCGAACCGGCCATCAGCCACACCTACTAAAAGCTCCGGTG GTACCCGTGTAAAAGAAGAGGTCGGTgtgctcttcctcctcatcctcctcttc